A part of Paroedura picta isolate Pp20150507F chromosome 7, Ppicta_v3.0, whole genome shotgun sequence genomic DNA contains:
- the LOC143841980 gene encoding olfactory receptor 10R2-like — protein sequence MYICVGHSRSTDRENQSVVTEFILIGFSRFSLLQIPLFMVFSLMFLAILAGNSIIVTTIRLDSSLHVPMYFFLGILSSSETCYTLTIVPNMLVNLLREKAAISPIGCATQMCIFLALAGTNCMVLTVMGYDRYVSICKPLHYPVLMNQKFCTELVVISAATGFLLSILETIFIFTLPFCGPNKIHHFFCDLAPLLQLACARNYIGEIVIFLFCILMVVFSFFLILLSYILILNTILKIPTAEGKRKAFSTCASHLIVVVVHFGCASVIYLRPQSRYTLDEDMFISITYTLVTPLLNPVVYSLRNKDVQVALKKSLGRATCIRKV from the exons ATGTATATTTGTGTAGGAC ATTCCAGATCAACAGACCGCGAGAATCAAAGCGTGGTGACAGAATTCATCCTGATAGGCTTTTCCAGGTTCTCCCTCTTGCAGATCCCGCTCTTCATGGTGTTCTCCCTCATGTTCTTGGCCATTTTGGCGGGAAATAGCATCATTGTTACAACAATAAGGCTCGACTCCAGCCTCCACGtgcccatgtacttcttccttggcattctCTCCAGTTCAGAAACGTGCTACACATTGACCATTGTCCCCAATATGCTTGTAAATCTCCTAAGAGAAAAGGCAGCTATTTCACCCATTGGATGTGCTACTCAGATGTGCATTTTCCTGGCCCTTGCAGGTACGAACTGTATGGTTCTCACGGTGATGGGGTATGACCGATACGTGTCCATCTGTAAGCCTTTACATTATCCGGTTCTGATGAATCAGAAATTCTGTACTGAACTGGTGGTCATCTCAGCAGCAACCGGTTTTCTTCTTTCTATCCTCGAGACAATTTTCATTTTTACCTTGCCCTTCTGTGGTCCAAATAAAATCCATCACTTCTTTTGTGATTTAGCACCTTTACTTCAGCTGGCCTGTGCCCGGAATTATATAGGGGAAAttgtcatttttcttttctgcattttaATGGTAGTTTTCTCATTTTTTCTGATCCTCCTTTCATACATTTTAATCTTAAACACAATCCTGAAAATCCCCACTGCGGAGGGGAAGCGCAAGGCCTTTTCCACATGTGCCTCCCATCTCATTGTGGTGGTTGTGCACTTTGGATGCGCTTCCGTTATTTACCTGAGGCCCCAATCCAGGTACACTTTGGATGAGGACATGTTTATCTCTATCACATACACCTTGGTGACTCCCTTGCTGAACCCTGTCGTTTACAGCTTGAGGAACAAGGATGTCCAGGTAGCACTCAAGAAATCCCTGGGCAGAGCCACGTGCATCCGGAAGGTGTGA
- the LOC143841913 gene encoding olfactory receptor 10T2-like gives MGRENQSVVTEFILIGFSHFPNLKVPLFVVFTIMYFTILAGNIIIVTTIRSESSLHIPMYFFLSVLSSSEICYTFIIIPNMLANLLRETGTISVIGCATQMCLFLGFGCTNCMLLTVMGYDRYVCICKPLRYPVLMNQGLCTKLVVFSASLGFLFSTLETIIIFTLPFCGPNKIHHFFCDLAPLLELACGRNYFGEIVIFLICFLVVFCSFLLILLSYALILNAILKIPTTDGKRKAFSTCTSHLIVVVVHFGCASIIYLRPQSRYTLDEDTLISVTYTLVTPLLNPVVYSLRNKDVQVALKKSLGRSACTQKM, from the coding sequence ATGGGCCGTGAGAATCAAAGCGTGGTGACGGAATTCATCCTGATTGGGTTTTCCCACTTCCCAAACCTGAAGGTCCCTCTGTTTGTGGTCTTCACTATTATGTACTTTACCATTTTGGCTGGAAATATCATCATCGTCACTACAATAAGGAGTGAATCCAGCCTCCACattcccatgtacttcttcctctccGTGCTCTCCAGTTCAGAAATCTGCTACACGTTCATCATTATCCCCAATATGCTTGCAAATCTCCTAAGAGAGACGGGAACTATTTCAGTCATTGGCTGTGCTACTCAGATGTGTCTGTTCCTGGGCTTTGGGTGTACCAACTGCATGCTCCTCACGGTGATGGGGTACGACCGGTACGTGTGCATCTGTAAACCTTTACGTTATCCGGTTCTGATGAATCAGGGACTCTGTACGAAACTCGTGGTTTTTTCAGCCTCACTGGGTTTTCTTTTCTCTACGCTCGAGACAATAATTATATTTACCTTGCCCTTCTGTGGTCCGAATAAAATCCATCACTTTTTTTGTGATTTAGCACCTTTACTTGAGTTGGCCTGTGGCCGAAATTATTTCGGGGAAATTGtcatttttcttatttgttttctGGTGGTCTTTTGTTCTTTCCTTCTCATCCTTTTGTCCTACGCGTTAATCTTAAACGCAATCCTGAAAATCCCCACCACTGATGGGAAGCGCAAAGCCTTTTCTACTTGCACCTCCCATCTCATTGTTGTCGTCGTGCACTTTGGATGCGCTTCCATTATTTACCTGAGGCCCCAATCCAGGTACACTTTGGATGAGGACACCTTGATCTCTGTTACATACACACTAGTAACGCCATTGTTGAATCCTGTTGTTTATAGCCTGAGGAACAAGGATGTCCAAGTTGCACTCAAGAAATCCCTGGGCCGAAGCGCATGCACCCAGAAGATGTGA